The Stomatobaculum sp. F0698 genomic sequence CAATCACAAAGGAGGCCCTGGAAAAAGATGCGATTGTCTGGGCTTTGGGCAACGAGGGCTTGGATTTATTTATCGCGCAGAGCGACGGGAACTATGTGGACTATCAGCGCATCGTCATTTCCTATGAGCGCTATCCGGACTTGTTTGCGGACGGTGTGAAATTGCGCCCCGCGGAGTATGCGGCGCAGCTTATGACCACGGCAAAGAGCTACATCGACGGCAAAGTGGTTCAAGTTGACGCACCGGAGACCGAGGGCGGAAGCTTTACCGTGACTGTTGATGACAAGCGATTCAACGTTGAAAAGCCGGAGATGGCGGGCGGCCTCATCAGTTTGCTGTATGTGAAGAAGGATTCGAATACGTTTCTCTACCCAGAGTTCCAGGGAGATTATTCGGACTTTTCCTATCTGCTCCCTGTGAATCTTGAAACCGGGAAGGCGAGCAAGCTGCCGGAAGATCGGGAGCTTGGTATGGGCTTTGATTTGCAAAATGCGGTCAATCCCGATGCACTCGCGTTATCGGTTCCGTCCGACACCTTAAGTACGTTGTATACATTTTATCCGGTAAAAATCGGCAGTGACGGGGTACCGGAAGCAATCGGTGAGCGCCATTACTTTACCGGCGTAACTGTGCTTCACTCCAAACAGGCGCTCACGCTTTCGCTGGTCAAAGACGGCAAGGAGACCGGAGAAAAGACGGAAGTCCCGGCGGACAGCAATTACTTCTTCTATGCGGGAGATAACAAGAGTTACGTAGACTTCCGCCTGGAGGACGGCAGAGAGGTTCGCGTACACATCAAGAACTATCCGGAGAATGACTGGGAAGAGGGATCTGTCTGGATGGTTGAGGAACAGTACCGGGATATCGATGTGTTCTCCGGCATGCGCTATGCGGGATAAATCTTACAAAGATTGATTTTTGCTTACAGTTTCTTGAAACTTCTTTTGTTTCGCACTGTTTTCGCGTATACTAACCAAGTTATATGCGCAAAGTCGGAGGTCGGAATGAAAGCTGCTGAGGTTCAGGGGACGGAAGAACGTCGACGGGCAGTGGGAAGTCTCACTGCCCGTATTGTTTTGTTGGGACTAGCCTACGCGCTGTTCATACAGTGTACGGGTCTTGGGATTCCCTGCGTGTTTCGGCTGGTGACCGGTTACCGCTGTCCCGGCTGCGGCATGACGCACGCCGCGATGGCGCTGATTCACGGTCAGCCGAAGATTGCTTTTCGAGAAAACCCGCTGAGCTTAAGCGTGGTGCCTCTGCTGCTTCTCTATGGGGCTTACCGGGCGGAGGTATACATCCGAACCGCGCGCACGGACTTCCGAAAATGGGAGATTGTATTTCTCGGAGTCCTTTGGGTGGTCGTTCTGTTATTCTGGCTGCTCAGAAACCTGTTGTGACAGTAGATTTGGGGAGGGAGAAAAAGATGTTTTGTCCGAATTGCGGCAACAAGATAGTACCCGGGGCAAAATTCTGCGAGAACTGCGGACAGAGAGTCGACTTTGCTGCGGCGGAAGGCGAAGCAAAGCAGAGCGCGGAGAACGCGGCGGCGGATACCGCGGCTGCGAGCGACAGCGTAACGGATACCGCGGGCACAAGTACCGCAGGCACGAGTACCGCGGGCACAAGCGAAACTGCGTCCGATTCCGCAGCGGGAAGCGACAGCGCAACTCAGAACGAATCTGCGGGTGACAGCGCGGCAGATGCGGAAAGCGACTCGAGCCGCATTCAGCGCGAAGCCGAAGAAGCCGCGGCACGTGCGCGGGAAGCTGC encodes the following:
- a CDS encoding DUF2752 domain-containing protein; this translates as MKAAEVQGTEERRRAVGSLTARIVLLGLAYALFIQCTGLGIPCVFRLVTGYRCPGCGMTHAAMALIHGQPKIAFRENPLSLSVVPLLLLYGAYRAEVYIRTARTDFRKWEIVFLGVLWVVVLLFWLLRNLL